Proteins from a genomic interval of Haemophilus parainfluenzae T3T1:
- the tehB gene encoding SAM-dependent methyltransferase TehB — translation MTNELICYKQMPVWTKDKLPKMFQEKHNTKVGTWGKLTVLKGKLKFYELTEDGDVIAEHIFTPESNIPFVEPQAWHRVEALSDDLECTLGFYCTKEDYFSKKYNMTATHGDVVDAAKIIKPCKVLDLGCGQGRNSLYLSLKGYDVTSWDHNENSIAFLNETKDKENLNIKTAVYDINTANIQENYDFILSTVVFMFLNRERIPAIIKNMQEHTNPGGYNLIVAAMSTPEVPCPLPFSFTFSEGELKEYYKDWEFLEYNENMGELHKTDENGNRIKLKFATMLARKK, via the coding sequence ATGACAAACGAACTTATCTGTTATAAACAAATGCCAGTTTGGACAAAAGATAAATTACCTAAAATGTTCCAAGAAAAGCACAATACTAAAGTGGGCACTTGGGGCAAACTTACGGTGCTAAAAGGTAAACTTAAGTTTTATGAGCTAACTGAAGATGGTGATGTTATTGCTGAACATATTTTCACGCCTGAAAGTAATATTCCGTTCGTCGAGCCACAAGCCTGGCACCGAGTTGAAGCCCTTTCTGATGACTTAGAATGTACGCTTGGTTTCTATTGCACAAAAGAAGATTACTTCAGCAAAAAATATAATATGACTGCAACGCATGGTGATGTGGTTGATGCAGCTAAAATTATCAAGCCTTGTAAAGTGCTAGATTTAGGCTGCGGACAAGGTCGTAACTCCCTTTATTTAAGCTTAAAAGGCTACGATGTGACCTCTTGGGATCACAACGAAAATAGCATCGCCTTCTTGAACGAAACTAAAGACAAAGAAAACTTGAATATTAAGACCGCTGTTTATGATATTAATACCGCCAATATTCAAGAAAACTACGACTTCATTTTATCAACCGTGGTATTTATGTTCTTAAACCGTGAGCGAATTCCAGCCATTATTAAGAATATGCAAGAACACACCAACCCAGGTGGTTATAACTTAATTGTTGCAGCCATGTCCACGCCTGAAGTGCCTTGTCCACTTCCGTTCTCATTTACATTCTCTGAAGGTGAATTAAAAGAATATTACAAAGATTGGGAATTCTTAGAATATAACGAAAATATGGGTGAATTACATAAAACCGACGAAAACGGCAATCGCATTAAATTAAAATTTGCGACGATGTTAGCAAGAAAAAAATAA
- the metG gene encoding methionine--tRNA ligase, with amino-acid sequence MTTQPRKILVTCALPYANGAIHLGHMLEHIQADIWVRFQRMRGNKIHFVCADDAHGTPIMLNADKLGITPEELIAKAKADHVRDFAGFNISFDNYHSTHSEENKQLTADIYNKLKTKGFIKTKVISQLFDPEKNMFLPDRFVKGTCPKCKAEDQYGDNCEVCASTYSPMDLINPRSAVSGATPIVKESEHFFFDLPAFEGMLKEWTRSGSLQPEIANKMQEWFESGLQQWDISRDAPYFGFEIPGAKDKFFYVWLDAPIGYMASFKNLCEREGIDFNEFWGENSDAELYHFIGKDIVYFHSLFWPAMLEGSEFRKPTNVFAHGYVTVDGAKMSKSRGTFIQASTYLNHIDPECLRYYYAAKLNDRIEDLDFNLEDFVQRVNTDIVNKLVNLASRNAGFITKRFEGKLADKLEDEALFAEFTVQAEQIAAYYESREYNKAIREIMALTDKANKYIDEKAPWVIAKEEGKEAELQAVCSMGIELFRVLMSYLKPVLPKLAERAEAFLQTELTWNNIAQPLLGHQLTPFKALFSRLEKKQIDAVVEETKALFAETNKATEKTAAKPTALSNIEPIADTITIDDFAKIDMRVAKVLKCEAVPESNKLLRFELDLGDHTRQVFSGIKAAYNKPEELEGRFVIVVANLAPRKMKFGVSEGMILSAGTGGSDLFLLSADSGVTAGMQVK; translated from the coding sequence ATGACAACTCAACCTCGTAAAATTTTAGTCACTTGTGCATTACCTTATGCAAATGGCGCCATTCATTTAGGCCACATGTTAGAACATATTCAAGCGGATATTTGGGTGCGTTTCCAACGTATGCGTGGCAATAAAATTCATTTTGTCTGTGCTGATGATGCACACGGTACACCAATTATGCTTAATGCCGATAAATTAGGCATTACACCAGAAGAATTAATTGCAAAAGCAAAAGCGGATCACGTACGTGATTTTGCTGGTTTCAATATTAGTTTTGATAACTACCACTCTACTCACAGTGAAGAAAATAAACAACTCACCGCTGACATTTACAATAAATTAAAGACAAAAGGCTTCATTAAAACGAAAGTGATTTCTCAGTTATTCGATCCTGAAAAGAATATGTTCTTACCGGATCGCTTCGTTAAAGGGACTTGCCCAAAATGTAAAGCCGAAGATCAATACGGCGATAACTGTGAAGTTTGTGCCTCTACTTATAGCCCAATGGATTTGATTAATCCACGTTCTGCAGTGTCAGGTGCAACACCAATAGTCAAAGAGTCTGAACACTTCTTCTTTGACTTGCCTGCTTTTGAAGGCATGTTAAAAGAATGGACTCGCTCTGGCTCGCTTCAACCGGAAATTGCAAACAAAATGCAAGAATGGTTTGAAAGTGGTTTACAACAATGGGATATCTCTCGCGATGCCCCTTATTTTGGTTTTGAAATTCCAGGTGCAAAAGATAAATTCTTCTATGTTTGGTTAGACGCCCCAATTGGCTACATGGCGTCTTTCAAAAATCTCTGCGAGCGTGAAGGCATTGATTTTAATGAATTCTGGGGAGAAAACAGCGATGCAGAACTTTATCATTTTATCGGTAAAGATATCGTGTATTTCCACAGTCTATTCTGGCCGGCTATGTTAGAAGGGAGCGAATTCCGCAAACCAACCAATGTGTTTGCTCACGGTTATGTCACCGTAGATGGCGCCAAAATGTCAAAATCACGCGGTACATTTATCCAAGCCAGTACCTATTTAAATCACATTGATCCGGAATGTTTGCGTTATTACTACGCGGCGAAATTAAACGATCGTATCGAAGATCTCGATTTCAATTTGGAAGATTTCGTTCAACGAGTCAATACAGATATCGTTAATAAATTAGTCAATTTAGCGTCTCGTAATGCGGGCTTTATCACAAAACGTTTTGAAGGCAAATTAGCAGATAAATTAGAAGACGAAGCGCTTTTTGCTGAATTTACTGTACAAGCTGAACAAATCGCTGCTTATTATGAAAGCCGCGAATACAACAAAGCGATTCGTGAAATCATGGCATTAACTGATAAAGCCAATAAATATATTGATGAAAAAGCACCTTGGGTCATTGCGAAAGAAGAAGGCAAAGAGGCTGAATTACAAGCAGTTTGCTCAATGGGTATCGAGCTTTTCCGTGTATTAATGTCTTACTTAAAACCGGTTCTTCCAAAACTGGCTGAACGTGCAGAAGCGTTCTTACAAACAGAACTCACTTGGAATAATATTGCACAGCCATTATTGGGTCATCAGCTTACCCCATTTAAAGCCCTTTTCTCTCGTTTAGAGAAAAAACAAATTGATGCTGTTGTAGAAGAAACTAAAGCACTGTTTGCTGAGACAAATAAAGCGACAGAAAAAACTGCGGCAAAACCAACCGCACTTTCAAACATTGAACCTATTGCTGACACTATTACCATTGATGATTTTGCTAAAATCGATATGCGTGTGGCAAAAGTGCTGAAATGCGAAGCCGTACCAGAATCAAATAAACTCTTACGTTTTGAATTAGATTTAGGTGACCATACTCGCCAAGTGTTCTCTGGCATTAAAGCGGCTTACAACAAACCTGAAGAATTGGAAGGTCGTTTTGTTATTGTGGTTGCGAACCTGGCACCACGCAAAATGAAATTCGGTGTATCAGAAGGAATGATTCTCTCCGCTGGTACTGGTGGAAGTGATTTATTCTTACTTTCTGCTGATAGCGGTGTCACTGCAGGTATGCAAGTAAAATAA